The Hydrogenobacter sp. T-2 region ACCAAAATTTCTGGTCTTATAAGGTGTGGTGGCAAAATCTCCTTGTAGTTCTTTTTTGAGTGCAGGTCTAACATAAAGTTTATAAGAGCCCTCTCCAACTTTGCACCCCAGCCAAGAAGCACGGAAAACCTGCTTCCAGAGAGCTTGCTTGCCCTTTCAAAATCAATGATGCCAAGCCTTTCTCCAATTTCCCAATGAGGTTTTGGTTGAAAGTTAAACTTCCTTGGCTTCCCCCACCTACGGACTTCCACGTTCTGACTTTCATCCTCACCTACAGGCACGCTTTCGTGTGGAAGATTTGGAATGGAAAGCATCACCTCTCTTAGCTTTGTCTCCAGCTCAAATAACTCCACCTCATATTTCTCTATACTTTCCCTTAGGTTCTTCACCTCTGCTTCAAGCTCTGCAGTGTCCTTTCCCTCTTTTTTTAGCTTGCCTATTTCCTTGCTCTTTGCGTTTCTTTCCGCTCTTAGCCTTTCAATCTCTTTTAGAATAGCCCTTCTTTCTCTGTCAAGCTCAAGGGCTCTGTCTACAAGCTCCGCATAAGCCTTATCTCTTGTGGAAAGCCTTTCCCTTACCCACTCTGGGTCTTTACGCAGGAGTTCTATATCAAGCATAGAGAGATATTTTAATAGCTTTCATGGATTTAACTCCAAAGACCTTCTTTTTGCACTCGCTTTGCGAAGATATTCAGTGAGCTCCTCTTCTTTCCCTTCCCTTATGGCTTCCCTTAGTCTTTGCAAAGAAGACATAAACACCTCTATAGCTTTGACCACCTCTTGGGAGTTTTCCAAGAAAATATCCCTCCACATAACTGGGTCAGAGCCAGCTATACGAGTAAAGTCCCTAAAGCCACCGCCAGGGTATCTAAAGAGGTCTATCTCTTTGCTTAGCCTATCTACCGCATCCATCAGGGCAAAGGCTACCGCATGAGGCAGGTGAGAAACCACCCCAAAAACAAAGTCATGCACGTATGGGTCCATTTCTTCAACCAAAGAGCCTATTTTAGTCCACAGGTCTTTTATCTTTTCCTTTGCTTCCCTGTGAGTTTTTTCTGTAGGTGTGAGGATAAACCGCTTTCCTCTAAAGAGGTCTTTTAGAGAGTTTTCCACTCCTGCCTTCTCTGTGCCCGCTATAGGATGTCCTCCCACGAACCTTTCGCCAAGTATTTCTTCCAACCTGTAAACAAGCCTTCCCTTTACCGAGCCAAGGTCGGAAACCACACACTCCTTGCTTATATGGTCTTTTATAACCTCTGCTATTGGAAGAAAGGTCCTCACAGGCGTTGCCAACATCACCAAGTCTGGCTCAAAGAGTCTTACGCTTTTTAGGTCAGTTGAGCCCTCTTGAATAACACCCAGTTGCTTGCCCTTCTCTACCGCTTGAGGATTTATATCTATCCCAAAGACTTCACAACCTATCGCTTCCCTACAAGCAAGAGCAAAAGAACCTCCCATAAAGCCCACACCTACTACCGCTACCCTCTTAAACATCCTTGTAAACTATCCTGCCTTCAAAGATAGTATAAAGAACCTTCCCTTTTAGCCTTTTACCCCAGAGGGGTGTGTTTTTGGACTTTGAGAGGTTTGTCTCTTCATTGAGAACCCACTCCTTTTCTGGGTCAAAGAGCACCAAGTTGGCTTTTGAGCCCTCCCTTAGGCTTCCACAGTCTGTAAGACCGAGTATTCTTGCGGGTTTGCAAGACATTAACTCCACCATCCTTGAGAGGCTTATATGCCCTTCTCTTACAAGCTGGAGCATCATTGGCAAAGCGGTCTGCAATCCTATCATGCCAGGCATAGCCTTTTCTATCTGTCCCTTTTCCCAAATTGCATGAGGTGCATGGTCTGTAGCTATGCAGTCTATTGTTCCCTCTTTGAGTGCCTCCAGTAGAGCCTTGCAATGTTCCTGACCTCTTAGTGGTGGGTTTACCTTTGCATTGGAGTAAGACCTGAGAATTTCTTCTTCTGTAAAGAGAAGATGGTAGGGGTTTACCTCGCAGGTTATCCTTGCCCCCTTTTCTTTGAAAAACCTTATTATCTCCACGCTCAAGGAGGAGCTAAGATGCTGTATATGGATGTGCCCGCCCGTGTGGTAGGCAAGTATGCAGTCCCTCGCCACCAAAAGGTCTTCCGCACCTGCAGGTCTTGAGGCTATACCAAGCAAAGAGCTCACATAACCTTCATTTATATGCCCATTGGCAATCCTGTCATCCTCGCAATGGTTCATTATAAAAGAGCCAATCTGGGCGGTGAGCTTTAAAGCCTTCTCCATTAGCCTTGAATCCATAAGAGGAGCACCATCATCTGTAAAGGCAACGCACCCAGCCTCTTTTAAGGCATAAAAGTCTACAAGCTCTTGCCCCTTTCTTCCCTTAGTTATAGCACCAGAGGGTAAAACTCTACAAAGACCTATGTCTTCTGCCTTTCTAACTATATACTGTGCGGTCTCTGGCGAGTCTATGGCTGGCTTGGTGTTTGGCATGCATACAAGGGTGGTAAAACCTCCAGCAACTGCACATTTCATACCGCTTTCCAAGTTTTCCTTGTATTCTTGACCTGGGTCTCTAAGATGCACATGCAGGTCTACAAAAGAAGGACAAGCAATAAGACCCTGACCTTCTATAAGCTGAGCTTCAAGCTCAAATAGGTCATCGCCTATGGCTTTTATCTTTCCCTTTTCTATGAGAAGGTCCTTTGTGCTATCGAGGTTTTGAGAGGGGTCTATGAGCCTGACCTTCTTTATGAGAATCTTTGACATTGCATAAATTATAAACCACCTCTTTGAGAGCTTTGTAGGGGTTTTTCTCCTCTGTTTCCCAGACAAATACGCCCCTTTGGCTTAGAATTCCCTTCGCCTTTGAGGATTCTGGGTGATGCCCGCAGATGACCAATAGTAAACCCTTATCGCATATAAGCCCAGATATACCCACTTCGTCCTTTGGCAGGTCCCTTATCCTCTCTGGAGAGCTACCAAAAATAAGAAGCTCCCTTGCCCTTTCAAACTTTTGGCTTATATCTCCCTTTTCATCTACAAGCACACCTACTCTTAGGTCTTCACCATCCACGGGCTCATAGTGTATGAAGACCATATCAAGCTCCCTTATCTCTTCCTT contains the following coding sequences:
- a CDS encoding prephenate dehydrogenase, giving the protein MFKRVAVVGVGFMGGSFALACREAIGCEVFGIDINPQAVEKGKQLGVIQEGSTDLKSVRLFEPDLVMLATPVRTFLPIAEVIKDHISKECVVSDLGSVKGRLVYRLEEILGERFVGGHPIAGTEKAGVENSLKDLFRGKRFILTPTEKTHREAKEKIKDLWTKIGSLVEEMDPYVHDFVFGVVSHLPHAVAFALMDAVDRLSKEIDLFRYPGGGFRDFTRIAGSDPVMWRDIFLENSQEVVKAIEVFMSSLQRLREAIREGKEEELTEYLRKASAKRRSLELNP
- a CDS encoding dihydroorotase, which codes for MSKILIKKVRLIDPSQNLDSTKDLLIEKGKIKAIGDDLFELEAQLIEGQGLIACPSFVDLHVHLRDPGQEYKENLESGMKCAVAGGFTTLVCMPNTKPAIDSPETAQYIVRKAEDIGLCRVLPSGAITKGRKGQELVDFYALKEAGCVAFTDDGAPLMDSRLMEKALKLTAQIGSFIMNHCEDDRIANGHINEGYVSSLLGIASRPAGAEDLLVARDCILAYHTGGHIHIQHLSSSLSVEIIRFFKEKGARITCEVNPYHLLFTEEEILRSYSNAKVNPPLRGQEHCKALLEALKEGTIDCIATDHAPHAIWEKGQIEKAMPGMIGLQTALPMMLQLVREGHISLSRMVELMSCKPARILGLTDCGSLREGSKANLVLFDPEKEWVLNEETNLSKSKNTPLWGKRLKGKVLYTIFEGRIVYKDV